The Maribacter aquivivus DNA window TCAGGTCATGAATGAAACTACAGATGCTTTTGCGTTGTCTGAGTATGTTGCCAAGAAAACGGGTGTTCTTTTAGAGTTTAAAAAGGATGGAACTCCTGAAGGTATTGGTAAAATGGAGAACATAGAAGAGCTATTAAATGGTATAAAAGATTTCGTAGAAGGTCAAAGAGAGATTGATGGAGCAACAGGGAACATTGGTGAATTTTTAGAAGATGTAGCCCTTGCTACAGATTTAGATAATGATACGGGTGATGACGATAGGGTTGCATTGATGACCATTCACTTGGCAAAGGGGCTAGAGTTTCCGTACGTATATATTGTTGGTATGGAAGAAGACCTTTTTCCATCTGGTATGAGTATGAGTACTAGAAGTGAATTGGAAGAGGAGCGAAGATTATTTTATGTTGCTTTGACAAGAGCGGAGAAACAGGCATATTTAACCTATACCCAGAATAGATACCGATGGGGTAAATTGATAGATGCAGAACCAAGTCGATTCTTAGAAGAGATAGATGAGAAATATGTTGAAAATCTAACTCCGGTAGATGGCGGCTACCGTTATAAGCCACTTATAAACGCAGATATTTTTGGAGAAGTTGATAAGAGTAGATTGCGTCAAGATAAGCCGGTAAGGGGTACACCACCAATTGTTGGTCAACCTAACACAGGGCAACTTAAAAAATTACGTAAGCTAAAACCGCAATTATCAGAGCCTGTTGGTAATACCAATACAATTGACCCGAGCCTTACTGTAGGTTCTTTAATTAACCATACCCGTTTTGGTCGTGGTAAGGTAGTAAAGATTGAAGGTTCAGGTAATGATAGAAAAGCAGAAATAATGTTTGATAAAGGTGATATTAAAAAACTATTGCTACGCTTCGCTAAGTTAGAGGTATTGGGGTAATGTAAAGTTTTTTCGAAAATTCGGCTTAAATTGATAAGGAAAACATGAGAAAGAACAGCTTGTATTCAGTTTTACTGATAATTTTCCTTTTTGGTTGTTCAAGTTCTAATATAAAAGAACCAGATTCAACCCAATTGGTAGAGCCGCAATCTGAAGAAATTGAACAGATAGTTAAAGATCCTAATGCTAGTGATTATTGGGATAATGCTGTTTTAGTTTGGAGTGATGAATTTGATGGAACGACACTTTCGAACGAAAATTGGTCTTTTGAAACAGGTGATAACGGTTGGGGAAATAATGAGCTCCAAAATTATAGACCTGAAGGAAATACTGAAGTTAGTAATGGAACTTTAAAAATTACGGCTAAAATAAATACAGATAATACCATTGAAGGAGAATATACATCTGCTCGTTTAAACAGCAAGAAGTCCTTTAAGTTTGGTAGAATGGAAATTAGAGCAAAATTACCTGAACATAAAGGAAGTGGTACCTGGCCAGCACTTTGGATGCTAGGTAGTAATATAAAGACAGCTGGTTGGCCATTGTGTGGTGAAATTGACATCATGGAATATGTGAGCTTTAAACCAAATAAAACTCATTTTACTATTCATAGTAAAGCAAATAACCATACAAATGGTACTGAGGTTACTTCTGGTGCGGTAGTTTTGGAAACAATTGAGGAAGAATTCCATAATTTTGGAATTTTATGGTCGGCAGAGTACATAAAGTTTTATGTTGACGATATAGAGAATATTCAGTTTATCTTTAAAAGACCAATTAATAGTACGATAGATAATTGGCCGTTTTCTGATAATTTTTATTTTCTAATGAATATTGCAGTTGGTGGAAATTGGGGAGGTCTTGAAGGTGTTGATCCATTGATTTTTCCAGCGACCATGGAAGTAGATTATATTAGAGTATACCAAGTAAATTAAATAAGACAATTGGCAGAATTTATCAAAATATACGAAGAGAACCCTAGTCCTAAAGAGATTAAAAGGGTAGTGGAAGTATTGCGTAAAGGTGGCTTGGTAATTTATCCGACCGATACGGTTTACGGTTTAGGTTGTGACATTACAAATACCAAGGCATTGGAGAAAATTGCGCGTATAAAAGGGATAAAATTGGCGAAAGCAAATTGGTCTTTTATATGTACAGATTTAAGTAACCTTTCAGATTATGTTAGGCAAATTGATACTGCTACATTTAAAATATTGAAAAGGGCTTTACCAGGACCTTATACGTTTATTTTGCCCGGTAATAATAATTTACCAAAAGAATTTAAAAAGAAGAAGACCGTTGGTATTCGTGTTCCAGATAATAGTATTGTTAAGGCTTTAGTTGAAGAATTAGGTAACCCTATAGTTTCAACTTCTATTCATGATGATGATGATGTATTAGAGTATACTACTGACCCAGAATTAATTTATGAGAAATGGGATAACTTAGTAGATGTTGTTATAGATGGTGGTTACGGTGGTAATGTAGGTTCTACTATTATAGATGTTTCCACGGGTGGTTCACCAGAAGTAATTCGTGGGGGTAAAGGAAGTTTAGATATTATTTAAAAATCTCTTGTCTATATTATAAGCATAAAAAAAGCGGCTCAATTGAGCCGCTTTAATTTTATATACTAATCAGATATTATTTGTTGATTGCAGGATCTTTCATTCCTTCTTCAATCATGCTATAGAACTGATCAATTTTTGGAAGAACAACAATACGAGTTCTTCTGTTTTTAGATTTTTCAGTTGTAGAAATTGGCACATATTCTGATCTACCAGCAGCAGTCATACGCTTAGGATCTACGTTAAAATCATTTTGAAGTATACGTACAACGGCAGTAGCACGTTTAACACTTAAATCCCAGTTGTCTAATAAAGAACCGTTACCTCTGTAAGGTACGTTGTCTGTGTGACCTTCTACTAAGAATTCAAAATCAGGCTTGTTGTTTACAACTTTAGCAACTTTACCTAATACTTCTTTAGCTCTGCTTGTAACGTTGTAGCTACCGCTGCTAAATAATAATTTGTCTGAAATAGAAACGAAAACAACACCTTTTTCAACGCTGATTTCAATATCCTCATCATCCAAGTTTCCTAAAACACCTTTTAAGCTCTGTACCAAAGAAAGGTTTACAGAATCTCTACGTGTAATAGCATCATTTAACTTACGAATAGTTAAATCTTTTTCTTGTAAGCTCTCTAATGACTTCTCTAAGTTCTCAGCACCTTTGGTAGTCAAAGTTGTTAAGTTACCCATGTTGTTGATCAACTCTTGGTTGTTTGCCTTTAAAAACGAATTCTGATCTTCTAAAGTTTGAAGTCTAGATGAAGCAGTTGCTTTTTCTTCTAAACAATCATTTAATTTTACTGTCGCTGAATTTAATAAATCTTGTGCACTTTTGTGCTTAGCTTCAAGATCTGCGTACTTTTTTGAAGATACACAAGATGAAAGTAAAAGCGTTACTGCAAGACATCCTAATAATACTTTTTTCATAATTCTATTCTATTATACTAATTTAGTGGTTTACTCAATTTTTCGCATCTATGCGACTTCAAAATTATATAATTACAAAGTTACTTATATGACATGATAGTTAATCTTTTACTAAAATGTTAAAATTGCTTATCCTATGTACGAAGTAAGACCATACTATGGACTTCGTAGCGTAATAATTTCTGAGAAATTGGGTTTTTTCTCTCTTTTTATACATTTTCCTAAACTGTCTATAAAAGCTTAAGTGTGCCCTAAAAATAGCGAAAAAGTGTTTAAATCTTAACTGAAAAAGAAATCGTATTGCCGCAATACCATCTAAGAGTAATCTTAAGAAAATAATAATAAAGGCTTTTCTTCTAGGAAGGTTTTTGGTGATAGAAAATAATGTGTTTCTGAAATTGAGATATGTTTTTTTCGGGTTCATATTACTTAACGTAGAACCACCCAAGTGGTATACGCTTGATGATCCTACATAAAATATTTTATAGCCATGGTTTTTTGCACGCCAGCATAAATCTACTTCTTCTTGATGGGCAAAGTAATCTTCATCGAATCCTTTTAACTCATGAAATACTTCTTTTTTGATAAACATACAGGCTCCTGTTGCCCAGAAAATTTCGCGAACATCATCGTATTGACCTTCATCTTTTTCTAAGGTCTGAAAAACTCTGCCTCTGCAAAATGGGTAACCAAGTTGGTCAATGAAACCACCAGCGGCACCGGCATATTCAAAATGATCTTTTTTCAGTAGATCCAAAATTTTGGGTTGAATAATAGCTGCTTCAGGTATAGTGGCAAAGGCATCTATAATTGGGGTCAACCAATTAGGAGTTACTTCTACGTCTGAATTAAGTAAACAATAAATATCAGCATCGACATCTACCATGGCGTCGTTATAGCCTTTGGCAAATCCGCCGTTTTCTGTATTCTGTATAATTTTTACTGTTGGGTAGTTGGCTTTAACTAATGCCACCGAGCCGTCTGTTGAAGCATTATCTGCTACGTATATATCTGCATCAGGAGAATAATTGATAACAGAAGGCAAGTACCTTTCTAAAAGCACTTCACCATTCCAGTTTAATATGACTACAGCTATCTTCAAAACGATCGCAAATTAACGGCTAAAATCAGGAATCTCTTGCATAAATTCATATTTTTCCGCAACAAAGTCTGTTTGACAGTAATAATGAGAGAGTCCGTTGGTGACCATCAAGTAGGTAGCATTCAATTTAAAATTGTATTGAGCTATTTGATCGAAGGTCATTTGAGAAATTGAAACCTCTGGTGCTTTGCACTCTACTAGGATATGAAGTTCACCATTTGGTTTGAATACGACCACATCATACCTTTTCTTTAAACCATTAAGTGTTATTTGCTTTTCAACGTTAATATGACTTAATGGATACTTCTTTTCTTGTATAAGAAACTGAACTACATGTTGCCTTACCCACTCTTCGGGAGTAAGCACCAAAAACTTTTTACGTACATCGTCAAAGATCAAGGTTCTATTTTCGCTATTTTTGACCCTGAAAGTGTAGCTAGGAAAATTTAGTGGCTGCATTATACAAAGTTGATGATTTTTTCTGAATGGATGAAGCCGTACAAATAGTCAATGCAATTAAGAAAGGGCAGATTAGCCCTATTTATTTCCTGTATGGGGAAGAAGCTTATTTCATTGATAAAATTTCTGATTATATAAGTGCTAATGTGTTGACCGAAGAAGAGAAGGGTTTCAACCAAATGGTGCTTTATGGTCGTGATGTATCTATTGAAGATATTGTAGGTAATGCCAAACGCTACCCGATGATGGCCGAACGTCAAGTGGTTATTGTAAAAGAGGCACAACATCTTTCACGTACTATAGAGAATCTTTGTTCGTATGCAGAAAATCCGCAGCAATCTACTGTACTTGTAATTTGTTATAAATACAAGAAGCTAGATAAGCGTAAAAAGCTACACAAGATTATTAAAAAAAATGGAGTAGTTTTTGAAAGTAAAAAATTATATGAGAATCAAGTTAGCGATTGGTTAAGAAAGCATTTGGTGAGCCGTGGATACACCATATCTCACAAGGCTGCTTTATTGCTGGTAGAATATTTGGGTACTGATTTAGGTAAGATTAGCAAAGAGCTAGATAAGCTTAAGCTAGTTCTGCCGAAACAGACCGAAATTAACCCGCAGCATATAGAAGAGCATATTGGTATCAGTAAAGATTATAATAATTTTGAATTGAAAAGGGCTATTGGTGATAGAGATATCTTGAAAGCAACTAAAATTATCAACTACTTTGCTCAGAACCCGAAAGACAATCCGTTTATTCTAACGATTACCTTATTACATTCATTTTTTACGCAGTTGTTGCAGTATCACGGACTTTCTGATCATTCACCAAAAAATGTGGCTAGTGCGTTACGTATTAACCCTTATTTTGTAAGTGAAATACAAACTGCGGCACGCAATTACCCAATGAAGAAAGTAAGCGGAATCATTTCTAGTCTTCGTGAAATGGATTTAAAAGGAAAAGGAGTAGGGACAACACCAATGAAAGAAGCCGATTTACTTAAAGAACTTCTTTATAAAATAGTGTAGCTATTACTTTTTATTGACTCCGAATTTACCAGGACCTAATAATGAAACGGTAACAAAGGCTACTAAGTAAAATAAAGCTTTTTCTTTAGTGCCAAAATCATCTGCGCCATGAGTGATAAATGCTGCGACTGCCATAGTGATGGCTACTGGTATTGCTGCCAAACGCGATTTAAAACCTATAATAATTAAAATAGGACAAATAAATTCGCCGATCACAGCTAAAAATAATGAGGGTGTTTCACCAATACCAAAAGGATCAGCAAATTTAAAATCTCCAGAAATAAGCTTTTGAAATTTTGGAAGACCATGGGTTAACATCATGGCTGAAATTGCTATTCTAAAAAAAGCTAGACCAATATCTTTTAATAAAGTGTTTTTCATGAAGGCTCATTATTTCCCTTAAAAGTATCGATTTTTTTTGTTTTTTCTAAGATATGTTGGTATTCGTATAGTGTTAAATCATTTGTTTTTTTAAATGAAACTTTGGGTATACTTAGTTTTCAACGGGTTAAGAGATTGTGAGCTTTCATTAAATTATTCAAAAATTTTTAAACGAGAAATTATGGCATAAAAAAATCCCAATATATATGGGATTTTTCTTACTTAAAAATTGTCGTAATTAGCGTAATTTCGGATAGTCATCAGGATTGACTTCATGCATTATCGCATAAACTTTTTCAAAAATATCCTCTCTATTTGGTTTAGAAAAATAATCACCATCAGTACCGTATGCAGGTCTATGCGCTTTTGCGCTTAATGTTTGTGGTTTACTATCTAAATACTCAAATGCACCTTGTTTTTCTACTATTTCATTTAATAGATATGCAGAACATCCGCCAGGTACATCTTCATCTATTACTAGTAAACGGTTTGTCTTTTTAACACTCTCTAGTACTTCCATTTCAATATCAAATGGTAATAACGTTTGTGCATCTATGACTTCGGCATCAATACCAACTTCAATTAATTCTTTGGCTGCTTTTTCAACGATACGTAATGTGGATCCATAAGAGACCAATGTGATATCGCTACCTTCTTTAATGGTTTCAACTCTACCGATCGGAGTACAAAACTCACCAAGATTTTTAGGTTTCTTTTCCTTTAATCTATAACCGTTTAAACTTTCTATGACCAATGCAGGCTCATCACTCTTTAAAAGTGTGTTGTAAAAACCGGCAGCTTGTGTCATGTTTCTTGGAGCTAAAATATACATTCCTCTTAGTAAATGTATTAATCCGCCCATTTCTGATCCTGAATGCCAAATGCCTTCTAGTCTGTGACCTCTTGTTCTTATGATTAACGGCGCTTTTTGTTTTCCAGCTGTTCTATATAATAAAGTGGCCAAATCATCTGTAAGAGTAGATAGCGCGTAAAATATATAATCCAAATATTGAATTTCAGCAATAGGTCTAAGTCCTCTTAACGCCATTCCTATTCCTTGACCAATAATCGTTGTTTCTCGAATACCAGTATCTGCAACACGTATTTTGCCGTATTTTTCTTGCATGCCTTCAAGACCTTGGTTTACATCACCAATGGCACCAGTATCTTCTCCGAAAATTAAAGTATTAGGGTATTTTTCAAAGAGCTTGTCAAAATTGTCTCTTAAAATAACTCTACCATCTACCAGCTCTTCATCGTCATTATATGCAGGTGAAATGGCGGTAACGTTCGTAGCTTTATTATCATTCTCACTATAAAGGTATGAGCTGAATTTATGCTGGGATTCTTTTAGAAAGGTGGAAGTCCATTGAATTAAATCTTCCTTTTCTTGTGTATTTTCTCCTAGTAAATAACGTAAAGATTTTCTTGCTGAAATTGCCAAATCTTTACGAAGTGGCTCTTCAACTGAAATTAAATCATTCTTTAATTTATTTAGGAAATTCTTGTTGGCACTTTTAGAGGCAGCTTTTTCTATTATGTTAATTAATACAGACTTCTCAGTTAAGTTGTCTTTCAAATACTCGTCCCAAGCCTGTTTTTTAGCTTCTCTAACGGTACGCTTAATTCTTTTTTCAATAGATTCTAGTTCTTCAGAGGTTGCAATGCCAGATTCTAATATCCATTCTTTAAAACGTTTATTGCAATCATGGTCGCGCTCCCATTCTAAACGCTGGTTGTCTTTATAACGCTCGTGAGACCCAGAAGTAGAATGACCTTGAGGCTGTGTTAATTCATTTACATGAATTAACACCGGTACATGCTCTTGTCTTGCTATATCTGCCGCATTTTCATAGGCATGCATTAGCGCAGTATAGTCCCAACCTTTTACTCTTAAAATTTCATACCCTTTTTCGGTTTCAGTTCTTTGAAAACCAGATAGAATTTCTGAAATATTCTCTTTTGTAGTGTGAAATTTTGCGGGCACAGAAATACCATATTCATCATCCCAAACACTAATGACCATAGGTACTTGTAATACACCTGCGGCATTTATTGTTTCAAAAAACATACCTTCACTAGTACTGGCGTTGCCAATGGTACCCCATGCAATTTCATTTCCGTTTACAGAAAACTTTGCACTATCTAGTCCTTTTTGGTTTCTGTATACTTTAGATGCTTGTGCTAATCCTAAAAGCCTAGGCATTTGCCCAGCTGTACACGAAATGTCTCCACTACTATTTTTTTGTTTTGTTAAATCTTTCCAACTACCATCTGCATTTAAGCTATGCGTTAAAAAGTGACCACCCATTTGCCTACCGGCACTCATAGGTTCTTTTTCAATATCTGTGGTAGCGTAAAGGGCGTGAAAGAATTCTTTTGGTTGTAATAGACCAAGAGCCATCATAAATGTTTGGTCTCTGTAATAGCCACTTCTAAAATCACCATTTTTAAAAGAACGGGCCATTGCTAATTGAGGTAATTCTTTTCCGTCTCCAAAGATGCCGAATTTAGCCTTACCCGTAAGGACTTCTTTTCTACCCAATAAACTGCACGTTCTGCTTAAAAAAGCAATTTCGTAGTCATTGATAATTTGTTCTTTGAAATCTTCAAAAGAAATATCATTACTGGTTTTAGAAGAAACATCCATGTATTATATGTGTTTATACAAAATTACCGAATCAAGTACTTTTTAGCAACGCTGTGACCAGTTAATTTATTCCATATTTTTCAACAAATTTGGTATTTTTTTGAAAATATCTTAATTTAAGTTAAAAAAAATAGTATCCGTATTGAGAATTGATAGTTTAAAACCATTTTCTTGTGAATAGCCCTGTCAGGGTTTTTGGGCTAACTGTAATTATAAAACGTATTTTTTCGCCGTAGTTGGGTTGTGAAACTTCCCAACCGTTATTTGAGTGAACCGGTAGATAAAGTTCAAAGTAATCGGTTACTAGATTTAAACGTACACCAGAATCATAAACAAACTTACCATCAAGCCCTTTATTTTTTACCAAACCGGCATCTCCGTATAATTCAATCCATTTCCACACATTAAAACTACCGTTGACGGTCGCCATCCAATCATTGGAGAATCTGTAACGCTGGTCTAAGAAAGATTTAAATCCGCCTTCGGCTATAATAATTTGCTGACTGTAAATACCTGAATCTTCTGAGCGTCCTAAATATCCGTAATCAAAAAGATAATCTGTTGGGCGGTCAAGGGCAAAGCTGAAGAAATTTGTCTCTGTATTGTTGCTAAGAAATTTACCCGCAAAAAATCGAAGATTTAATTGCCTGTTGTTTTCAAATAGTTTTCGATATTCATATTCAAACGAGAGCTTACTAAAACTACCTGCTAATTGAAAATCTGCAAACCATGAATTATAATCTAATATGCCATTATTTCTACTGGTATAACGTGCGTTAAATACACTATAATCAGGATTTTCTGGATCATTTGATAAGCTTACCAATGCTGGATCAAAATCTCTGAAAATGTTTACATATCTAAAAGATAAAAACTCCCTTTTATTCGATAACAAATCTGATGGTCTAAAACCAAAGCTCAAAGATGGCGTTATAGATGAATATCTAGAGTTTTCATTGAAGTGAGATGTACCGGCACCTATATTGTATTGGGCAACGTACAAACCACTTTTACTTAAGTATTTTCTATAACTGAATTTTCCAGAGCCTACAAAAGCTTTTTCTTTAAAGGAGTAGGAGGGTGAGAAATCATACACAAAAGGTCTTTCAAGTAAGGTCTTATTATATAAACGCATACCTGGGGTCCAACCATCATAAACATTAAAACTCAATACAGGAACATAGAACACCTGATTGTAATATGGATTTTCAGCATCTTTAAAGAAGGTGAACTTTAATTTTTTGTTACTTGATAAAAATCCTTTTAATGATTTCCAATTATCGCGTTGGTTGAATTCTGGTATTTTTTGGTCATAATTTAATACCAGTCTATCTTCTTCATTATTCGGTATAGCGAAGGTTTCTTCTAGCTCAATATCTTTGAACCAATATTCAGAAACCACCGAATCTTTTTTAAGACCAAACACGGAAATAGGAACGTTGGTGCCTTCTTTGTTTTTTATGGTTACATGTAATGAATCTGTTTCTTTCTTTACTTTTTTTATCTTAAAATCAATTTTACGGTCTGTAGAAACATAGTCTTTAAAAAACCAATTGATATCTTGTTCCGTAGAGCGTTTTAAAATAGATTCAAAATCATGAACCTTTACCGTGTTTAATTGATAGTATTCAAAAAATGTCTTAATACTTTGGTCTACGTGTTCTTTGCCAATGTAATCTGCTAAATATGCCAAGCCTAAACCAGCCTTATATTTATTCGCTATTTTCTGATTGAATTTAATAAGCGAATCGTTTGATGTTTGAAGTGCTTGGTCTAAGTTTTTACGGGCAGTTAAATTGTATAGAAATGAATATTGGTCATTAAAATCCATCTTTGCCAACTCAAAACTTCTAAAACCCCAAATTTTAGATAGTTTCCCCATTAATTTTTGATCTGGGTAATACTTTTCTATATACGCTATCATCAAATAATTTGCTATAGCACTGTTTAACCACTGTTCTTTTCTTGGGTTTAAGAACATGGTTTCTCGTAAAATACTATTGATCGCCGTTTTTAAGAATTTCATTTCGAACTGAAATTGTTCTTGGTAAGGGCGTATAAAAGAGGGGAGTTGATTTATGCCATAAAGTGGGTCTTTATTATAATCAAGCTCACTAACTAATATTTTTTCATGAGGATAATCGCCAAGATTTGAGTGAATGAAATTGGCAACTTTATTTATGGATAGACCTTGACCAATTGGGCTATATCTTGGAGCACTAAAATCTGTCAAGAAGGTCATGTATGGTGTGCGGTGTGTATAGAATTTTTTCTGTGTATTCAGAATTATTTCTCCGCCACGTTGTAAGTTTCCTTTTAATTTGGCAAATTGTCCGTTAGGGAATGTTGATTCAGTTTTTATATCAAAGTTAGAGGCAAGGTATAAACTATCTGGATATTTGAAATTAATGGTAGTATTGGTTTCGTTCATATAAAGATCCTCAAGATTTTTATTTGAATACAAATGCCATTTACCGTCGTATACAGCTGGTGTTAAATACCAGTCTTTTAAGTAATAATCTCCTCTACTACCGTAGCCGTAAGGAGTGTATTTATTTGGTGGTAATTTCACCTTATAGGTGATGAAAATTTTTGTTGATGTATTTGGTAGTAATAAATCATCTAAGGTGACCTTTAAAATATCCTTGCCTTTTGTACGGCTCCATTCTAGTCCGTTATAAGAATCATCCACAACACTAATTATAGTAGTCTTACCACGTTCATCTGCTTTTGCTAAATGAAGCGATTTTTTAAATTCTTGAGCAAATCTCTTTGCTAGTCCGGTGTTTTTATCTGAATAGGCATTTGCCCAATCATTAAAATAAATGACACCTAAGTTGTAGTTAGACTTATTGTAATAGGTGAATTCTTGACGAATATCCAATTCATTGGTATACTCGTTTAGGCTAACGGTAAGGTCTGTTTCATACTGTGCATAGCAATTAGTTACATTGGTAACTAATGTTACTATGCACAGGTAGAAAAGTAATTTTAAATTATTTGTCAAGGTCTGAATTAAAAATTAGGACTCATGCTGTGCCCTTTGTAAAATGAATCTATAATTTCAACAACCTCTTCTTCTGTATCTACAATTTTAATAAGATTTAGATCTTCTGGACTAATAGTTCCCATTTTAAGCATAGTTCCTTTAACCCAATCCATAAGTCCAGTCCAAAATTCACTGCCCACTAAAATAATTGGAAATTTCCCTATTTTATGTGTCTGTATTAAGGTGATGGCTTCAAATAGCTCATCTAATGTTCCAAATCCGCCAGGCATTACTACAAAACCTTGAGAGTATTTTACGAACATTACCTTTCTTACGAAGAAGTAATCGAAATCTAAACTCTTGTCATTATCGATATATGGATTGTCATGTTGCTCAAAAGGTAAGTCAATATTTAAACCTACAGATGTACCACCAGCAAGGTTTGCACCTCTGTTACCGGCTTCCATTATACCTGGGCCGCCACCAGTAATAACTCCGTAACCTGCTTCTGCAATAGATTTTGCAATTGATACGGCTAATTTGTAATATGGGTCTTCTTCTTTTGTTCTTGCAGAACCAAAAATAGATACACATGGTCCTATTTTACTCATGCGTTCAAAACCATTTACAAACTCGCCCATTATTTTAAAAATGGCCCAAGAGTCATTGGTTTTTATTTCGTTCCAGCCTTTATGATGT harbors:
- a CDS encoding LOG family protein, coding for MRSEKHHKGWNEIKTNDSWAIFKIMGEFVNGFERMSKIGPCVSIFGSARTKEEDPYYKLAVSIAKSIAEAGYGVITGGGPGIMEAGNRGANLAGGTSVGLNIDLPFEQHDNPYIDNDKSLDFDYFFVRKVMFVKYSQGFVVMPGGFGTLDELFEAITLIQTHKIGKFPIILVGSEFWTGLMDWVKGTMLKMGTISPEDLNLIKIVDTEEEVVEIIDSFYKGHSMSPNF
- a CDS encoding metalloprotease; protein product: MTNNLKLLFYLCIVTLVTNVTNCYAQYETDLTVSLNEYTNELDIRQEFTYYNKSNYNLGVIYFNDWANAYSDKNTGLAKRFAQEFKKSLHLAKADERGKTTIISVVDDSYNGLEWSRTKGKDILKVTLDDLLLPNTSTKIFITYKVKLPPNKYTPYGYGSRGDYYLKDWYLTPAVYDGKWHLYSNKNLEDLYMNETNTTINFKYPDSLYLASNFDIKTESTFPNGQFAKLKGNLQRGGEIILNTQKKFYTHRTPYMTFLTDFSAPRYSPIGQGLSINKVANFIHSNLGDYPHEKILVSELDYNKDPLYGINQLPSFIRPYQEQFQFEMKFLKTAINSILRETMFLNPRKEQWLNSAIANYLMIAYIEKYYPDQKLMGKLSKIWGFRSFELAKMDFNDQYSFLYNLTARKNLDQALQTSNDSLIKFNQKIANKYKAGLGLAYLADYIGKEHVDQSIKTFFEYYQLNTVKVHDFESILKRSTEQDINWFFKDYVSTDRKIDFKIKKVKKETDSLHVTIKNKEGTNVPISVFGLKKDSVVSEYWFKDIELEETFAIPNNEEDRLVLNYDQKIPEFNQRDNWKSLKGFLSSNKKLKFTFFKDAENPYYNQVFYVPVLSFNVYDGWTPGMRLYNKTLLERPFVYDFSPSYSFKEKAFVGSGKFSYRKYLSKSGLYVAQYNIGAGTSHFNENSRYSSITPSLSFGFRPSDLLSNKREFLSFRYVNIFRDFDPALVSLSNDPENPDYSVFNARYTSRNNGILDYNSWFADFQLAGSFSKLSFEYEYRKLFENNRQLNLRFFAGKFLSNNTETNFFSFALDRPTDYLFDYGYLGRSEDSGIYSQQIIIAEGGFKSFLDQRYRFSNDWMATVNGSFNVWKWIELYGDAGLVKNKGLDGKFVYDSGVRLNLVTDYFELYLPVHSNNGWEVSQPNYGEKIRFIITVSPKTLTGLFTRKWF